From a single Pseudomonas serboccidentalis genomic region:
- the tsaE gene encoding tRNA (adenosine(37)-N6)-threonylcarbamoyltransferase complex ATPase subunit type 1 TsaE, whose translation MSEVTLYLADEQAMSDFGARIARVTQGHGLIFLEGNLGMGKTTLSRGIIRGLGHVGAVKSPTFTLVEPYEIGDVRAFHFDLYRLVDPEELEFLGIRDYFEDDALCLIEWPDKGAGFLPKPDLTITISPQDSGRSLKILSQGSRGGAWCAALALESN comes from the coding sequence GTGTCTGAAGTAACCCTGTACCTGGCCGATGAACAGGCGATGAGCGACTTTGGCGCACGCATCGCCCGCGTTACCCAGGGCCATGGGCTGATTTTTCTCGAGGGCAACCTGGGCATGGGCAAAACCACGTTGTCGCGGGGCATCATTCGTGGTCTGGGGCACGTCGGCGCGGTAAAAAGTCCGACCTTCACTCTGGTCGAACCCTACGAGATTGGCGACGTACGCGCCTTCCACTTCGACCTGTATCGCCTGGTCGATCCGGAGGAGTTGGAGTTTCTTGGCATCCGCGACTATTTCGAAGACGATGCCCTGTGCCTGATCGAGTGGCCCGATAAAGGTGCAGGCTTTTTGCCAAAGCCTGACCTGACCATTACCATTAGCCCGCAAGACAGCGGGCGTTCGCTGAAAATTTTATCCCAGGGCTCGCGTGGCGGGGCCTGGTGTGCCGCTTTGGCATTGGAATCCAATTAA
- a CDS encoding N-acetylmuramoyl-L-alanine amidase: MLMAVAVNAVADTKVNSVRLWRAPDNTRLVFDLSGPVQHSVFTLTAPDRLVIDINGATLGAPLKVSTANTPITAMRSAQRTPTDLRVVIDLKKAVTPKSFSLAPNAQYGNRLVVDLFDNPADAAPPPAPTPQVATVPAVPVTPSEPAIKLPPAPAGKRDIIVVIDAGHGGEDPGASGSRGQREKDVVLQIARELQRQVNGMKGFRAELTRTGDYFIPLRGRTEIARKKGADLFVSIHADAAPSAAAFGASVFALSDRGATSETARWLADSENRSDLIGGAGNVSLDDKDRMLAGVLLDLSMTASLTSSLNVGQKVLTNIGRVTPLHKQRVEQAGFMVLKSPDIPSILVETGFISNANEASKLSASSHQQALARSISSGVRQFFQQNPPPGTYIAWLRDSGKIAQGPRDHRVSPGETLAMIAVRYQVSPAALRSANNLSSDELKIGQHLTIPGTELASKE, from the coding sequence ATGTTGATGGCAGTGGCCGTCAACGCTGTGGCCGACACAAAGGTCAACAGCGTGCGCCTGTGGCGGGCGCCGGATAACACGCGACTGGTCTTCGACCTGAGCGGCCCGGTGCAGCACAGCGTCTTCACCCTGACCGCACCGGATCGGCTGGTGATCGACATCAATGGCGCCACTCTGGGTGCGCCGCTGAAAGTCTCGACCGCCAACACACCGATCACCGCGATGCGCTCGGCCCAGCGCACGCCGACCGACCTGCGGGTGGTCATCGACCTGAAAAAAGCCGTCACCCCGAAAAGCTTCTCGCTGGCGCCCAACGCGCAATACGGCAACCGGCTGGTGGTCGACCTGTTCGACAACCCGGCCGATGCCGCACCGCCACCTGCGCCGACGCCACAAGTGGCGACGGTACCAGCGGTGCCGGTCACTCCTTCCGAACCTGCCATCAAGTTGCCGCCGGCCCCGGCCGGCAAGCGCGACATCATCGTGGTGATCGACGCTGGCCACGGCGGCGAAGACCCGGGTGCGTCCGGCTCGCGCGGCCAGCGTGAAAAAGACGTGGTGCTGCAGATCGCCCGCGAACTGCAGCGTCAGGTCAACGGCATGAAAGGCTTCCGTGCCGAGCTGACCCGCACCGGCGACTACTTCATCCCGTTGCGCGGCCGTACCGAAATCGCGCGCAAGAAGGGTGCGGACCTGTTCGTCTCGATTCACGCCGACGCCGCGCCGTCTGCGGCAGCGTTCGGTGCTTCGGTGTTTGCCTTGTCCGATCGCGGTGCAACCTCGGAGACCGCCCGTTGGCTGGCCGACAGCGAAAACCGTTCCGACCTGATCGGCGGTGCCGGCAACGTCAGCCTCGACGACAAGGACCGCATGCTCGCCGGTGTGCTGCTCGACTTGTCGATGACGGCGTCGCTGACTTCCAGCCTCAACGTCGGCCAGAAAGTCCTGACCAACATCGGTCGCGTGACGCCGCTGCACAAACAGCGTGTGGAACAGGCCGGGTTCATGGTGCTGAAGTCGCCGGATATTCCGTCGATCCTCGTCGAAACCGGGTTTATCTCTAACGCCAATGAAGCCTCGAAGCTGTCGGCCTCGAGCCACCAGCAGGCGCTGGCCCGCTCGATCAGCAGCGGCGTGCGCCAGTTCTTCCAGCAAAACCCGCCACCGGGCACCTACATTGCCTGGCTGCGTGACTCGGGCAAGATCGCCCAGGGCCCGCGCGATCACCGCGTGAGTCCGGGCGAGACGCTGGCGATGATTGCGGTGCGTTATCAGGTGTCGCCTGCGGCCCTGCGCAGTGCCAATAACCTCAGCAGCGATGAGCTTAAAATCGGTCAGCACCTGACCATTCCTGGCACCGAACTGGCGTCCAAAGAATGA
- the mutL gene encoding DNA mismatch repair endonuclease MutL, with amino-acid sequence MLNAARIELLSPRLANQIAAGEVVERPASVIKELLENSLDSGAKRIDVDVEQGGVKLLRVRDDGSGISADDLPLALARHATSKIRNLEDLEQVMSLGFRGEALASISSVARLTLTSRTRDADQAWQVETEGRDMAPRVQPAAHPVGTSVEVRDLFFNTPARRKFLKTEKTEFDHLQEVIKRLALARFDVAFHLRHNGKTILSLHEAHDDAARARRVAAICGSGFLEQALPIEIERNGLHLWGWVGLPTFNRSQADLQYFFVNGRAVRDKLVAHAVRQAYRDVLFNGRHPTFALFFEVDPAAVDVNVHPTKHEVRFRDGRMVHDFLYGTLHRALGDVRPEDQLAGSVTTAIVRPTGIEAGEFGPQGEMRLAANALLEQPQAQPAFNTSSGASAGGAYQYQYTPRPQSAVPPAAEAQAAYREFFAPLPEANANALPAGQEDIPPLGYALAQLKGIYILSENAQGLVLVDMHAAHERIMYERLKIAMASEGLSGQPLLVPESLAVSQREADCAEEHAAWFQRLGFELQRLGPETLAIRQIPALLKQAEANRLVGDVLSDLMEYGTSDRIQAHLNELLGTMACHGAIRANRRLALPEMNGLLRDMENTERSGQCNHGRPTWTQLGLDDLDKLFLRGR; translated from the coding sequence CTGTTGAACGCCGCACGCATCGAACTGCTCAGCCCACGGCTGGCGAACCAGATCGCCGCCGGTGAGGTGGTTGAACGCCCGGCCTCGGTGATCAAGGAACTGCTGGAAAACAGCCTCGATTCCGGTGCCAAACGCATCGACGTCGACGTTGAGCAGGGCGGCGTCAAGCTGTTGCGAGTGCGTGATGACGGCAGCGGCATTTCCGCCGACGATCTGCCGCTGGCCTTGGCCCGTCACGCCACCAGCAAGATTCGCAACCTCGAAGACCTCGAGCAGGTGATGAGCCTCGGTTTCCGTGGCGAGGCACTGGCGTCGATCAGCTCCGTGGCGCGCCTGACCCTGACCTCGCGCACCCGCGACGCCGATCAGGCCTGGCAGGTCGAGACCGAAGGTCGCGACATGGCACCTCGGGTGCAGCCGGCGGCACATCCTGTCGGTACGTCGGTGGAAGTGCGCGACCTGTTCTTCAATACCCCGGCGCGGCGCAAGTTTCTCAAGACCGAAAAAACCGAATTCGATCACCTGCAAGAAGTGATCAAGCGTCTGGCACTGGCGCGTTTTGACGTGGCTTTCCACCTGCGCCACAACGGCAAGACCATCCTCAGTCTTCACGAGGCCCACGATGACGCGGCCCGCGCCCGGCGTGTGGCGGCGATTTGCGGCTCGGGTTTTCTGGAGCAGGCGCTGCCGATCGAGATCGAGCGCAATGGCCTGCACCTGTGGGGCTGGGTCGGGTTGCCGACCTTCAACCGCAGTCAGGCGGATTTGCAGTATTTCTTCGTGAACGGCCGTGCGGTGCGCGACAAACTGGTGGCCCACGCGGTGCGCCAGGCTTATCGCGACGTGCTGTTCAATGGCCGTCATCCGACCTTCGCGCTGTTTTTCGAGGTCGATCCGGCGGCGGTCGACGTCAACGTGCACCCGACCAAACACGAAGTGCGCTTCCGTGACGGGCGCATGGTGCATGACTTCCTTTATGGCACGCTGCACCGCGCGCTGGGCGATGTGCGCCCGGAAGATCAGCTTGCCGGTTCTGTCACCACGGCCATTGTCCGCCCAACCGGCATCGAGGCGGGTGAGTTCGGCCCGCAAGGCGAAATGCGTCTGGCGGCCAATGCGCTGCTGGAGCAGCCGCAGGCGCAACCGGCGTTCAATACGTCGTCGGGTGCCAGTGCTGGCGGTGCTTATCAGTATCAGTACACGCCGCGGCCGCAATCCGCGGTGCCGCCAGCCGCTGAGGCGCAGGCTGCCTACCGCGAGTTTTTTGCGCCGCTGCCGGAAGCCAATGCCAACGCATTGCCGGCCGGTCAGGAGGATATTCCGCCGCTCGGTTACGCACTGGCGCAGCTCAAGGGCATCTACATCTTGTCCGAGAACGCCCAGGGCCTGGTGCTGGTGGACATGCACGCCGCCCACGAGCGGATCATGTATGAGCGCTTGAAGATCGCCATGGCCAGTGAAGGCCTGAGCGGCCAGCCATTGCTGGTGCCAGAGTCGCTGGCGGTCAGTCAGCGTGAAGCCGATTGCGCCGAAGAGCATGCCGCGTGGTTCCAGCGCCTGGGCTTCGAACTGCAGCGTCTGGGCCCGGAAACCCTGGCGATCCGACAGATTCCGGCGCTGCTCAAACAGGCCGAGGCCAACCGTCTGGTGGGCGACGTGCTGTCGGACCTGATGGAATACGGCACCAGCGACCGGATTCAGGCGCACCTGAACGAACTGCTCGGGACCATGGCCTGCCACGGCGCGATCCGCGCCAATCGGCGTCTGGCCTTGCCGGAAATGAACGGTCTGCTGCGCGACATGGAAAACACCGAGCGCAGCGGTCAATGCAACCATGGCCGACCGACCTGGACCCAATTGGGCCTGGACGATCTGGACAAACTGTTCCTGCGCGGTCGTTGA
- the miaA gene encoding tRNA (adenosine(37)-N6)-dimethylallyltransferase MiaA, which yields MSQLPPAIFLMGPTAAGKTDLAIELTKVLPCELISVDSALVYRGMDIGTAKPSKELLAEFPHRLIDILDPAEAYSAADFRRDALQAMADITARGKIPLLVGGTMLYYKALVEGLADMPAADPEVRAQIEEEAARLGWQALHEQLAVIDPESAARIHPNDPQRLSRALEVYRVSGQSMTALRQQQSAQSTEAAASGRQQLPYTVANLAIAPANRQVLHERIKQRFTNMLEQGFIDEVVALRKRSDLHSGLPSIRAVGYRQVWDYLDGKLSLAEMQERGIIATRQLAKRQFTWLRSWEDLHWLDSLDCDNLPRALKYLGTISILS from the coding sequence ATGAGCCAGCTTCCTCCAGCGATTTTCCTGATGGGCCCGACCGCTGCGGGCAAGACCGACCTGGCCATCGAGCTGACCAAGGTGCTGCCATGCGAGCTGATCAGTGTCGATTCGGCGCTGGTTTATCGCGGCATGGACATCGGCACCGCCAAGCCTTCGAAAGAGCTGCTGGCCGAGTTTCCGCACCGTTTGATCGACATCCTCGACCCGGCGGAGGCCTATTCCGCCGCCGATTTCCGCCGCGATGCCCTGCAAGCCATGGCCGACATCACCGCGCGCGGGAAGATTCCGCTGCTGGTCGGTGGGACGATGCTTTATTACAAGGCATTGGTCGAAGGCCTGGCGGACATGCCGGCGGCGGATCCCGAGGTCCGCGCGCAGATCGAAGAAGAAGCTGCACGCCTTGGCTGGCAAGCCCTGCACGAACAATTGGCGGTGATCGACCCGGAGTCAGCGGCGCGCATTCATCCCAACGATCCACAGCGTCTGAGTCGGGCGCTGGAGGTTTATCGGGTCAGCGGTCAGAGCATGACTGCGCTGCGTCAGCAACAATCTGCGCAAAGTACTGAAGCAGCCGCTTCGGGACGGCAACAATTGCCCTATACTGTCGCGAACTTGGCCATTGCTCCGGCAAATCGCCAGGTACTGCACGAGCGCATTAAACAAAGATTCACAAATATGCTGGAACAGGGGTTCATCGACGAGGTCGTAGCCCTGCGTAAAAGAAGTGACCTGCATTCGGGGTTGCCGTCTATACGTGCGGTAGGCTACCGCCAAGTCTGGGACTACCTGGACGGCAAGCTGTCGTTAGCCGAAATGCAGGAACGCGGCATCATTGCCACGCGTCAATTGGCCAAACGCCAGTTCACCTGGCTGCGCAGCTGGGAAGATCTGCACTGGCTGGACAGTCTTGATTGCGACAATCTGCCACGCGCCTTGAAATACCTTGGGACCATCTCCATATTGAGCTGA
- the hfq gene encoding RNA chaperone Hfq codes for MSKGHSLQDPYLNTLRKEKVGVSIYLVNGIKLQGTIESFDQFVILLKNTVSQMVYKHAISTVVPVRPIRLPSATESDAGDAEPGNA; via the coding sequence ATGTCAAAAGGGCATTCGCTACAAGACCCTTACTTGAATACTTTACGTAAAGAGAAAGTTGGGGTTTCCATCTACCTGGTCAACGGTATCAAACTGCAGGGCACGATCGAGTCGTTCGACCAGTTCGTTATCCTGCTGAAAAACACCGTCAGCCAGATGGTTTACAAACACGCTATCTCTACAGTCGTGCCAGTACGTCCAATTCGTCTGCCTAGCGCAACCGAATCCGATGCAGGTGACGCTGAGCCAGGTAACGCCTGA